From one Rhipicephalus sanguineus isolate Rsan-2018 unplaced genomic scaffold, BIME_Rsan_1.4 Seq4073, whole genome shotgun sequence genomic stretch:
- the LOC119377217 gene encoding LOW QUALITY PROTEIN: myosin-IIIb-like (The sequence of the model RefSeq protein was modified relative to this genomic sequence to represent the inferred CDS: deleted 1 base in 1 codon), whose translation MRSGALGGGGGGRNGFARPYARRHRCSVHDVLVGSATEFSQLAHLLRRRNPPPKLKNPAEWSDDFNDFLSVCLVKDYEKRPLMSDLMNHKFITQVPKHPEEIRQELVRILKAQRKVGYSKRLPEVTTKHGQLKTDRKSRPTPILMDDLSALETLTEEIIVDQLYQRFMRGQIYSYIGDILLAMNPFQKLPIYSEEVSLRYRNRAKLDNPPHIFAVADAAYHSMLHQKRNQCIVISGESGAGKTESANLLLRQLVALGKATNRNLEDKILQVNPIMEAFGNAKTGINDNSSRFGKFLDLTFTEQGKITGGKLSVYLLEQSRVVWQAPQERNFHIFYYLYDGLADIRQLGNYYLDTTGKRQHRYLNGAPSDKETASTHVDRLNNIKQGFQLLGFRSAETDTIYRILAAIVHLGDVEVRKAETTFQNDTCIIVNAEKIPIVAQLLGLQGNALRDALTSSSMVMRGEVITRCNSAQEAECARDAMAKALYARLFDWIVNQINRHLALGRIAIGLPLSVALLDIFGFEDLQKNSLEQLCINIANEQIQFFFNQHVFAWEQQEYLNEGLSVQPVSFGDNRPVLDMFLGRPLGLLALLDEESHFPNATDQSLIDKFHNNIKSKYYIRPKSNALQFTIRHHAGKVVYDARCFVEKNRNFLPTEIVQLLRQSKLPVVQTLFQSPLTKTGQLYTPSQYACQNLSTQSLVSQAKALQTTSTSFRFSLMDLLQKMSAGLPHFVRCLKPNDYRLAGGFSRDKVLCQLRYTGVLETIYIRQQGFSHRYSFTELLKRYGFLAFSFDEKVVPNRETCHQLLVRLKMDDYAIGKSKVFLKYYHVEYLSRLYEQQIRKIVIAQSAVRRWLAKRYVQKRRLAIALVAQRCQMKIQKNKEAANRRKVAHHKCADPNGSTWKCLKILDFCQKVHHCPSSRNRCLKKAHPNTNITQLIMTCHQVPGLSTRNGETIVDETPVPSERRINGRCRNQDHQHQQRPQPKKPLHLNNFDLCTHKLPAEDRYNKKTIM comes from the exons GTGCTTGGTTAAGGATTACGAGAAGAGGCCCTTGATGTCGGACCTGATGAACCACAAGTTCATCACACAGGTCCCGAAGCATCCTGAAGAG ATCCGCCAGGAGTTGGTGCGGATCCTGAAGGCGCAGCGCAAGGTAGGCTACAGCAAGCGACTGCCCGAGGTGACCACCAAGCATGGCCAGCTCAAGACAGACCGCAAGTCCCGGCCCACGCCCATCCTCATGGACGACCTGTCCGCCCTCGAGACGCTCACGGAG GAGATCATTGTCGACCAGCTGTACCAAAGATTCATGCGGGGCCAGATATACTCATACATCGGCGACATACTGCTCGCCATGAACCCATTCCAGAAGCTTCCCATCTACTCTGAAGAG GTCTCGTTGAGGTACCGGAATCGTGCCAAACTGGACAACCCACCACACATATTCGCCGTCGCAGATGCTGCCTACCACAGCATGTTGCATCAAAAGAGAAACCAG TGCATCGTCATCAGCGGAGAAAGCGGAGCCGGCAAGACCGAGAGTGCCAACCTCCTGCTCAGGCAACTTGTGGCTCTGGGAAAG GCGACCAACCGGAACCTGGAGGACAAGATCTTGCAGGTGAACCCAATAATGGAGGCGTTCGGCAATGCCAAGACGGGCATCAACGACAACTCGAGTCGTTTCGGAAAGTTCCTAGACCTCACCTTCACTGAGCAGGGAAAGATCACCGGAG GTAAACTATCAGTCTACCTCCTGGAGCAGTCTCGGGTGGTGTGGCAAGCACC gcAAGAGCGCAACTTTCACATCTTCTACTACCTATACGACGGGCTGGCCGacatcaggcagcttggaaactatTACCTCGACACCACTGGCAAAAGGCAGCACAG GTACCTCAACGGTGCGCCGTCGGACAAGGAAACCGCGTCCACACACGTCGACAGGCTGAACAACATCAAGCAGGGCTTCCAGCTGCTCGGCTTTCGGTCAGCC GAGACGGACACCATCTACCGCATCCTGGCGGCCATCGTGCATCTGGGAGACGTGGAAGTGCGCAAGGCGGAGACCACGTTTCAGAACGACACATGCATCATCGTCAACGCCGAGAAGATCCCTATCG TTGCGCAGCTGCTGGGCCTTCAGGGCAACGCGTTGCGGGACGCGCTCACCTCGAGCAGCATGGTGATGCGCGGCGAAGTGATCACGCGGTGCAACTCGGCACAGGAGGCCGAGTGCGCGAGAGACGCCATGGCAAAGGCCCTCTACGCACGACTCTTCGACTGGATCGTCAACCAGATCAACCGACACCTGGCACTAGGACGCATCGCCAT CGGTCTTCCGTTATCTGTGGCCTTGTTGGACATCTTCGGATTCGAGGACCTGCAGAAGAACTCGCTGGAGCAGCTCTGCATCAATATCGCCAACGAGCAGATCCAGTTCTTCTTCAACCAGCATGTTTTTGCGTGGGAACAG CAAGAATACCTGAACGAGGGTCTCAGCGTGCAGCCGGTGTCGTTCGGCGACAACCGGCCCGTGCTGGACATGTTCCTGGGCCGACCGCTGGGACTGCTGGCGTTGCTCGACGAGGAGAGCCACTTTCCAAACGCGACAGACCAGTCACTCATCG ACAAGTTCCACAACAACATCAAGTCCAAGTACTACATCCGACCGAAGTCCAACGCCCTGCAGTTTACCATCAGGCATCATGCTGGCAAG GTAGTGTACGACGCCCGCTGCTTTGTGGAGAAGAACCGCAACTTCCTCCCTACGGAGATCGTACAGCTTCTGCGGCAATCCAAGCTGCCCGTTGTGCAGACCCTTTTCCAGTCACCGCTCACCAAGACGGGTCAGCTGTACACGCCGTCGCAGTATGCCTGCCAAAAT CTGTCCACACAGAGCCTAGTGAGCCAGGCGAAGGCGCTGCAGACGACGAGCACCTCGTTCCGCTTCTCGCTCATGGACCTGCTGCAGAAGATGAGCGCGGGGTTGCCGCACTTCGTGCGCTGCCTCAAGCCCAACGACTATCGGCTCGCCGGCGGCTTCTCGCGTGACAAGGTGCTGTGCCAGCTCCGTTACACGGGCGTCCTCGAGACCATCTACATCCGCCAACAGGGCTTCTCCCACCGATACTCGTTCACCGAGCTGCTCAAGAG GTACGGCTTCTTGGCATTCTCCTTCGACGAGAAGGTCGTCCCCAACCGGGAAACGTGTCATCAACTTCTCGTGCGGCTCAAGATGGACGACTACGCTATCGGAAAGTCGAAG GTATTCCTGAAGTACTACCATGTGGAATACCTTTCTCGACTTTATGAGCAGCAAATAAGGAAGATCGTGATTGCACAGTCAGCTGTCCGGAGGTGGCTTGCAAAACGCTATGTGCAGAAGAGGAGACTTGCCATTGCACTGGTCGCCCAGCGGT GTCAAATGAAGATCCAAAAGAACAAGGAGGCGGCCAATAGGAGGAAGGTAGCGCATCACAAGTGCGCTGACCCAAATGGCTCCACTTGGAAGTGCCTCAAGATACTAGACTTTTGCCAGAAG GTGCACCACTGCCCAAGCAGCAGGAATCGATGTCTAAAGAAGGCGCATCCAAACACCAACATCACACAGCTCATCATGACCTGCCATCAGGTGCCTGGCCTGTCCACCAGGAATGGTGAAACCATTGTG GATGAAACACCTGTGCCAAGCGAGCGAAGGATCAATGGTCGCTGTAGAAACCAGGACCACCAGCACCAACAAAGGCCACAGCCTAAAAAGCCTCTGCATCTCAACAACTTTGACCTCTGCACTCACAAGCTTCCTGCAGAAGACAGGTATAATAAGAAAACTATCATGTAA